A single genomic interval of Lewinellaceae bacterium harbors:
- a CDS encoding T9SS type A sorting domain-containing protein, translating into MKRIDTICIGLLLFLITINHALAQDTGCDPDTESPSLVCIAGLSVLVFPDTPGTQIWASDILVGPVFDNCTGPEDIQVRIGLDNGSPTPPSTTSVFITQFGTQPVTVWAIDEAGNAGACFTFVQGVPAGQNDDKRIIGNIFNDENGNCIQDVGEEPLEGWRVELNGQPNANGPAFSMPFALSGADGSYALAVPNNYLSANDSLELNLPLVLNLNQSCPLSYRLDSSDFAGADTLYYDFPVQLSPGCASLSVDIAAPFLRLCFESVYNLSFCNYGAEAAEDAYVEVTFDNYLTPLSSTLPWSSADGQTYTFQLEDVLPGECGTFKVFVDVSCDAILGQTHCTEAHIFPDQPCILPYSGPEIAVDARCEDGESQVVFTIANVGDEPMTEALEYLVVEDVIMYMQAPFQLGSGEFLEIPVSANGATFRLEAEQVAGFPYPSLPSATVEGCGQNAMGEVSLGFVSQFPQNEAVGFIAIDCQENIGAYDPNDKQASPRGVGEQHFLRKNTGIDYKIRFQNTGTDTAFNIVVLDTLSSFLDIGSVRPGASSHAYDFKILNGRVLEFRFNHIMLPDSNVNQAGSNGFVQFSVRQQPDNPDGTVIENAAAIYFDFNEPVITNTVFHTIGEMVMVGLDEPGQVSYNRLYLYPNPAAGKVVVQLDKPLAEAADMLIYHSTGQLALWQPLRGPAQEFSIGHLPEGLYFLRVVRGQQVLGTGKLIVGR; encoded by the coding sequence ATGAAAAGAATTGATACGATCTGCATAGGCTTGCTGCTCTTTTTGATTACGATAAACCATGCCCTGGCGCAAGATACCGGATGCGACCCCGATACAGAGTCTCCTTCTCTGGTGTGTATTGCCGGCCTGTCTGTGCTTGTATTTCCGGATACGCCAGGAACACAGATTTGGGCGTCCGACATCCTGGTTGGCCCTGTGTTCGACAACTGTACGGGGCCGGAGGATATTCAGGTCAGAATAGGGCTGGATAATGGTTCGCCAACCCCTCCTTCCACAACTTCCGTTTTCATCACCCAGTTTGGTACTCAACCCGTTACGGTTTGGGCCATTGATGAGGCAGGTAATGCGGGGGCTTGCTTCACCTTCGTACAAGGCGTGCCTGCCGGGCAGAATGATGACAAGCGCATCATTGGCAATATATTCAACGATGAGAACGGCAATTGTATCCAGGATGTGGGAGAAGAACCGCTCGAAGGCTGGCGGGTGGAACTGAACGGCCAGCCCAATGCTAATGGGCCTGCTTTTTCTATGCCCTTTGCCCTTTCCGGTGCGGATGGGAGTTATGCTTTGGCGGTTCCAAATAATTACCTTTCCGCCAACGACAGCCTTGAACTAAACCTGCCCCTGGTTTTGAACCTGAACCAATCCTGCCCTCTAAGTTACCGGCTTGACAGCAGCGATTTCGCCGGCGCGGATACCCTGTACTACGATTTCCCCGTCCAGCTGTCGCCCGGCTGCGCCTCTTTGTCGGTGGACATAGCCGCGCCCTTCCTCCGCCTTTGTTTCGAGAGTGTTTACAACCTCAGTTTTTGCAACTACGGAGCGGAAGCTGCCGAGGACGCCTACGTCGAGGTTACTTTCGACAATTACCTCACCCCTCTTTCCAGTACCCTGCCCTGGTCTTCCGCCGACGGGCAAACCTATACGTTCCAACTGGAGGATGTTCTTCCGGGGGAATGCGGTACCTTTAAAGTCTTTGTAGACGTGAGTTGTGATGCTATATTGGGGCAAACCCATTGCACAGAGGCCCATATTTTTCCGGATCAGCCTTGCATACTGCCCTATTCCGGCCCCGAGATCGCCGTCGATGCCCGTTGTGAAGACGGGGAAAGCCAGGTCGTCTTTACGATCGCCAACGTAGGCGACGAGCCCATGACGGAAGCCCTGGAATACCTCGTGGTCGAAGATGTCATCATGTATATGCAGGCGCCCTTCCAGTTGGGCAGCGGGGAGTTTCTGGAGATTCCCGTTTCTGCCAACGGCGCCACCTTCCGGCTGGAGGCGGAACAGGTAGCCGGATTCCCGTACCCCAGCCTGCCCAGCGCCACCGTGGAGGGCTGCGGCCAGAATGCCATGGGCGAAGTGAGCCTCGGTTTTGTCAGTCAGTTTCCACAAAACGAAGCCGTTGGCTTCATCGCCATCGACTGTCAGGAAAATATCGGCGCTTACGACCCCAACGATAAACAAGCCTCCCCGCGTGGGGTAGGGGAGCAGCACTTCCTGCGCAAAAACACCGGCATCGATTATAAAATACGGTTCCAGAACACCGGGACGGACACCGCCTTCAATATCGTCGTGCTGGATACCCTTTCCAGTTTCCTCGATATCGGCAGCGTGCGCCCGGGCGCCAGTAGCCACGCTTATGATTTCAAAATACTCAATGGCCGGGTGCTGGAGTTCCGCTTCAACCACATCATGCTGCCCGACAGCAACGTCAACCAGGCCGGCTCCAACGGCTTCGTGCAATTCTCCGTCCGGCAGCAGCCGGATAACCCCGACGGCACGGTGATCGAAAACGCGGCGGCCATTTATTTCGACTTCAACGAGCCGGTGATTACCAATACGGTTTTCCATACCATCGGAGAAATGGTCATGGTGGGCCTGGACGAACCCGGGCAAGTTTCCTATAACCGGCTATATCTTTATCCCAACCCGGCGGCCGGAAAAGTAGTGGTTCAATTGGACAAACCGCTTGCCGAGGCCGCTGATATGCTCATCTATCACAGCACCGGCCAACTGGCCCTGTGGCAGCCACTGCGCGGGCCGGCTCAGGAGTTCAGCATCGGGCACTTGCCGGAAGGGCTGTACTTCTTGCGCGTTGTCCG
- a CDS encoding histidine kinase, translated as MINFLYGVPGQAPTQLSGGLTRCFLCVLLVLLTISEGKSQNPHPYFRNYTTEHGLPSPEVHYCLEDDEGYMWLATDNGLSRFDGYEFRNYGPREGLKHNVVFYLQKDPEGRIWAATMHGHLYCIENDSIRAFEQNEAIERLNPGSRLALDFFIDGQGVKYLSLQELGILQFSPEGAFTLHTPENPGCARLALKTPGRWIMANPQTQVPGKGEAKTAPQDPGYTKLEVIADSSYQVAGFYYRNAPKWSGSFWIKTLNNHQTIAFNQAHFYRLEGKKIAWRHPFPYPLQYKTVCEEADGQLLIGLQEGGGIRRYQGIENLREEDYEQYLKGISVTHIFGDSRGAYWIGSIENGLFYCPDLDLRIYDQSAGLPADYVAAFDFKNEKELYVGLRSGQALLVNTENNRIKNLPVAPGNPIVYDVLFDRHRQELWLTNGRPRFFRDGRWAVFKRQQTGGLQDYAFSKKMNWSRGRDSIWGAHHNGFGCIGLEQKTPAVISSSSGLSDRVFSVWEDRQGRVWVGKVNGLFEFKNDQLIRPEPFREKLETRIEDISELPDGTLALATKGEGVLLWKEGLFHQLTTNDGLVSDMLENIHVDEQGRIWAGTLQGLNRITRQGSSYRVEAFTTFHGLPSNEITQVRSFSSQTWVATSRGLMQWHEKKAPQFTPEPIIEKVLANNTRRPIQENIRLNHKENHLEFHYLSINYNMNGRIPYRFRLNGKEWNQTYNRSVNFANLAPGAYQFEVQAQNENKVWSNSSAINFDIQPAFWQTRWFTVLWVGILLGLVGLFYRDRLNRLRKSAMVEREMNQLKLSALRAQMNPHFIFNCLNSIQNFISQNDQRNAIGYLAKFARLVRGVLNASMEEEISLKEEVEILENYLDLEKLRFKEKFDYRLNVDEQLDLFEAALPPLLTQPFVENAILHGFAQKEKGGLVQIDFRQKDGGLEIEIRDNGIGIFQSQDQKRRAGDKHKSVGVSISRRRLEITDKLNAFEVREIIGDDGEIQGTSVRMFLQM; from the coding sequence TTGATCAACTTTCTATATGGCGTTCCGGGGCAGGCCCCCACTCAGTTATCCGGCGGATTAACGCGCTGTTTTCTTTGTGTTTTGCTGGTCCTGCTGACTATTTCCGAAGGCAAATCCCAAAATCCGCACCCCTATTTTCGCAATTACACCACCGAGCATGGGTTGCCCAGCCCCGAAGTGCACTATTGCCTGGAAGATGACGAAGGCTATATGTGGCTGGCTACCGACAACGGCCTCAGCCGCTTTGACGGCTATGAGTTCAGGAATTACGGGCCGCGCGAAGGGCTCAAGCACAATGTTGTGTTCTATCTGCAAAAAGATCCGGAAGGGCGTATTTGGGCCGCTACCATGCATGGCCATCTGTATTGTATTGAAAATGACAGTATTCGGGCTTTCGAACAAAATGAGGCCATAGAACGGCTTAACCCAGGCTCCCGTTTGGCCCTTGATTTTTTTATTGATGGCCAGGGGGTGAAATATCTAAGCCTGCAAGAGTTGGGAATCCTGCAGTTTTCTCCGGAAGGGGCTTTTACCCTGCATACTCCCGAAAACCCGGGATGCGCGCGCCTGGCCCTGAAAACACCTGGCCGGTGGATAATGGCAAACCCCCAAACACAGGTTCCAGGAAAGGGGGAGGCAAAAACAGCGCCTCAGGATCCAGGATACACAAAACTGGAGGTTATTGCCGACTCCAGTTATCAGGTTGCCGGTTTCTATTATCGCAATGCGCCCAAGTGGTCGGGCTCCTTCTGGATAAAGACGCTGAACAACCACCAAACCATCGCTTTTAACCAGGCCCACTTTTACCGGCTGGAAGGAAAGAAAATAGCCTGGCGGCATCCTTTTCCTTACCCCTTACAGTACAAAACAGTATGCGAAGAAGCCGACGGACAGCTGCTGATAGGATTGCAGGAAGGCGGGGGCATCAGGCGGTACCAAGGCATAGAAAACCTGCGGGAAGAGGATTATGAGCAGTATCTGAAAGGTATTTCAGTTACACACATTTTCGGGGACAGCAGGGGCGCCTACTGGATCGGTTCCATTGAAAACGGGCTTTTTTACTGTCCGGATCTCGATCTGAGGATATACGATCAGTCGGCTGGATTGCCGGCGGATTATGTGGCGGCCTTTGATTTCAAAAATGAAAAAGAACTGTACGTGGGGCTGCGGAGCGGGCAGGCCCTCCTGGTGAATACCGAGAATAACAGGATCAAAAATTTGCCCGTAGCGCCAGGCAACCCCATTGTGTATGATGTATTGTTTGACCGGCACAGGCAGGAACTTTGGCTGACCAACGGGCGGCCTCGTTTTTTCCGGGATGGCCGGTGGGCCGTTTTCAAACGACAACAAACGGGAGGGCTTCAGGATTACGCCTTTTCAAAGAAAATGAACTGGAGCCGGGGCCGCGACAGCATCTGGGGCGCCCATCACAACGGTTTTGGGTGCATTGGCCTGGAGCAAAAGACCCCAGCTGTTATTTCTTCAAGCTCAGGGCTTTCGGACAGGGTATTCAGCGTATGGGAAGATCGGCAAGGCCGCGTATGGGTAGGCAAAGTAAACGGATTATTTGAGTTCAAAAACGATCAGTTGATCCGCCCGGAGCCTTTCCGTGAAAAACTGGAAACAAGAATTGAAGACATTTCGGAATTGCCGGATGGCACGCTGGCCCTGGCCACCAAAGGGGAAGGGGTTTTATTGTGGAAGGAAGGCCTTTTTCACCAGTTAACTACCAATGACGGCCTGGTTTCCGATATGCTGGAAAACATCCATGTGGATGAGCAGGGCCGGATCTGGGCCGGCACCCTGCAGGGGTTAAACAGGATCACCCGTCAGGGCAGCAGCTACCGGGTAGAGGCCTTCACCACTTTTCATGGCCTGCCTTCCAATGAAATTACGCAGGTGAGGTCTTTTAGCAGCCAAACCTGGGTAGCCACCAGCAGGGGGCTTATGCAATGGCATGAAAAGAAAGCCCCTCAATTTACTCCTGAGCCGATCATCGAAAAGGTGCTGGCCAACAATACAAGAAGGCCAATTCAGGAGAATATCCGCCTCAACCATAAGGAAAACCATCTTGAATTTCACTACCTGAGCATCAATTATAACATGAATGGCAGGATTCCCTATCGCTTTCGGCTAAACGGGAAAGAGTGGAACCAAACTTATAACCGCTCTGTCAATTTTGCCAATCTTGCTCCGGGAGCTTACCAATTTGAAGTGCAGGCCCAAAACGAAAACAAGGTTTGGAGTAATTCGAGTGCTATTAATTTTGACATTCAGCCCGCCTTTTGGCAAACCCGCTGGTTTACAGTCTTGTGGGTGGGGATATTGCTGGGTTTGGTTGGATTGTTTTATCGCGACAGGCTCAATCGCCTGCGGAAGTCCGCTATGGTGGAGAGAGAAATGAACCAGTTGAAGCTCTCGGCGTTGCGCGCCCAGATGAATCCCCACTTTATCTTCAACTGCCTGAACTCCATTCAAAACTTCATTTCTCAGAACGACCAGCGCAACGCGATCGGGTACCTGGCCAAATTCGCCCGCTTGGTAAGAGGGGTGCTCAATGCTTCAATGGAAGAAGAGATCTCCTTAAAGGAAGAGGTAGAGATCCTGGAAAATTACCTGGACCTGGAAAAACTCCGGTTCAAAGAAAAATTCGATTACCGCCTCAACGTGGATGAGCAACTGGATTTGTTCGAAGCCGCGCTGCCTCCTCTGCTTACCCAGCCCTTTGTGGAGAATGCCATCCTGCACGGTTTTGCTCAAAAGGAAAAGGGCGGCCTGGTTCAAATAGATTTCCGGCAAAAGGATGGAGGGCTGGAAATAGAGATCCGGGATAATGGCATCGGGATCTTTCAATCCCAGGACCAAAAGCGCCGGGCAGGCGACAAACACAAAAGCGTGGGGGTGAGCATTTCCCGGCGGCGATTGGAGATCACGGATAAGCTGAATGCGTTTGAGGTGAGGGAAATCATTGGAGATGATGGGGAAATACAGGGCACAAGCGTGAGAATGTTTCTGCAGATGTAG
- a CDS encoding T9SS type A sorting domain-containing protein produces MSLLTGITLISLINAQTTIILQPDAIQGKDAYLRSLSPNDNFGTDPDFSAHAWTNNGNEVIARGIIDFDLSGIDDTIEFNLFPVPASNAVTIDLKNISQESVSIGIFNSMGQLVEHQIDIQPVTTIDVSRYVKGLYFVRAYSGDLVSTKKLIIE; encoded by the coding sequence ATGTCATTATTGACAGGAATCACCCTTATCTCCCTGATCAATGCCCAAACAACCATTATTCTACAACCCGATGCAATCCAGGGCAAAGATGCCTATCTCAGAAGCCTTAGCCCGAATGATAATTTTGGGACGGACCCCGACTTTTCCGCACATGCCTGGACCAACAACGGGAATGAAGTGATAGCAAGAGGAATCATTGATTTTGACCTGTCTGGTATAGATGATACAATTGAATTTAATTTGTTTCCTGTCCCGGCTTCTAATGCCGTAACAATTGATTTGAAAAACATTTCTCAAGAATCGGTTTCCATCGGCATCTTCAACTCCATGGGGCAGCTTGTGGAACACCAAATTGACATTCAGCCTGTTACGACGATTGATGTGTCCCGCTATGTAAAAGGGTTGTATTTCGTTAGAGCCTATTCTGGTGATCTTGTTTCTACAAAAAAACTAATCATTGAATAA
- a CDS encoding IS630 family transposase, producing MHVLYLRAKGLRPGPCAEVADVHPNSVTRWTKAYMERGRAGLLAVERYRPSSDLVNYADKIKADFDKDPPRCASEARKRIKQLTGLERGMTQVRKFVKHVLKFRYRKFRPLPGGKLPIKELAAKQAAFLEQELNPLLDKATRGVADVFFVDAAHPVQGFHSGHVWSEKPVCVRTSSGRQRVNILGAMHAATHELYSISTTDYIKATTVVELISFLREELPGRSIYLVLDNARYQRCELVAKAARKYRVHLVFLPPYSPNLNLIERFWKYLKKQVLAGFHYPTKQGFVEAIDNFIDEVNEGLHEEEINELMNLKFQLLEVA from the coding sequence ATGCATGTACTATATCTTCGGGCCAAGGGGCTTCGTCCCGGGCCCTGCGCCGAGGTAGCTGATGTACACCCCAATTCGGTTACCCGCTGGACGAAGGCCTATATGGAACGGGGGCGGGCCGGGCTGCTGGCAGTAGAGCGCTACCGCCCTTCCAGCGACTTGGTGAACTATGCTGACAAGATCAAGGCAGATTTTGACAAGGATCCGCCACGTTGTGCCAGCGAGGCGCGCAAACGGATCAAGCAGCTTACCGGCTTGGAGCGCGGAATGACTCAAGTGCGCAAATTTGTCAAGCACGTACTCAAGTTTCGCTATCGCAAGTTCCGCCCCCTGCCAGGAGGGAAGCTGCCTATCAAAGAGCTGGCCGCCAAGCAGGCAGCTTTCCTTGAGCAGGAGTTGAACCCCTTGCTGGACAAGGCCACACGAGGAGTGGCGGACGTGTTCTTTGTCGATGCGGCACACCCTGTACAAGGCTTTCATAGTGGCCATGTATGGAGCGAGAAGCCCGTCTGCGTCAGGACATCAAGCGGCCGGCAGCGAGTGAACATCCTGGGGGCTATGCATGCGGCCACGCATGAATTGTACAGCATCAGCACTACAGATTATATCAAGGCAACAACAGTTGTCGAGCTCATTAGCTTCCTTCGCGAAGAGCTGCCCGGCAGGAGCATATACCTGGTTTTGGACAATGCCCGCTATCAAAGGTGCGAATTGGTGGCCAAGGCAGCCAGGAAATACCGGGTTCACTTGGTTTTCCTACCCCCATATTCCCCTAACCTGAACCTTATCGAGCGGTTTTGGAAATACCTCAAAAAGCAAGTCCTGGCTGGCTTCCATTACCCAACCAAGCAAGGCTTCGTTGAAGCCATTGACAACTTTATTGACGAAGTCAATGAGGGGTTGCACGAGGAGGAAATCAACGAGTTGATGAACCTTAAATTTCAGCTCCTTGAGGTGGCTTGA